The following proteins are co-located in the Elusimicrobiota bacterium genome:
- a CDS encoding tRNA threonylcarbamoyladenosine dehydratase: MSPDPREDPERRFDRLQRLVGGEALARLRRSHVLVVGAGGVGSWAAESLARSGIGRLTVVDFDTVCIRNFNRQLQALSGNIGKPKAPLLAERLRLVNPEADIRGVEAFFAPATCDELLAGPPDFVVDAIDHVTAKCFLIKTCRERNIPLVVSTGSGGRRDPTRLKVADLARTDVDPLARAVRDILREKYGFPKRALFGVPAVFSPEPPARPLPGSDATDCKAGCLCPQGENPLQSCTKKSLVMGTASFVTGAFGLACASVVVRSLIGEDLFAA; the protein is encoded by the coding sequence ATGAGCCCCGACCCCCGCGAAGACCCCGAGCGCCGCTTCGACCGCCTCCAGCGCCTCGTCGGCGGGGAGGCGCTCGCGCGCCTGCGCCGCAGCCACGTGCTCGTCGTCGGCGCGGGCGGGGTGGGCTCCTGGGCCGCGGAGTCGCTGGCGCGCTCCGGGATCGGCCGGCTCACGGTCGTGGACTTCGACACCGTCTGCATCCGCAACTTCAACCGCCAGCTCCAGGCCTTGAGCGGGAACATCGGCAAGCCGAAGGCCCCGCTCCTGGCCGAGCGCCTGCGCCTGGTCAACCCCGAGGCCGACATCCGCGGCGTCGAGGCCTTCTTCGCCCCGGCGACCTGCGACGAGCTCCTCGCCGGGCCCCCGGACTTCGTGGTCGACGCGATCGACCACGTCACGGCCAAGTGCTTCCTCATCAAGACCTGCCGCGAGCGGAACATCCCGCTCGTGGTCTCGACGGGCTCGGGCGGGCGGCGCGACCCCACGCGGCTCAAGGTCGCCGACCTCGCGCGCACCGACGTCGACCCGCTCGCGCGCGCGGTGCGCGACATCCTGCGCGAGAAGTACGGCTTCCCCAAGCGCGCCCTCTTCGGGGTCCCCGCCGTCTTCTCGCCCGAGCCGCCCGCGCGGCCCCTGCCGGGGTCCGACGCGACCGACTGCAAGGCCGGCTGCCTCTGCCCGCAGGGGGAGAATCCGCTCCAGTCCTGCACCAAGAAGAGCCTCGTCATGGGCACCGCCTCCTTCGTCACCGGCGCCTTCGGCCTCGCCTGCGCCTCCGTCGTCGTGCGCTCCCTCATCGGCGAAGACCTCTTCGCCGCCTGA
- a CDS encoding SHOCT domain-containing protein encodes MKNRGLLALVSLGFAAALSGCATVGRLNKLHLGMSKGEVFTVLGVPQSSSAQDGVETLHYALPENFEQALYRATTPCFVRLTGGKVDAYGRTDAREEGAADESQALKLLSDMKAERKASAAVPVAAPLAAPAASAPEDIEAKLTKLKKLADAGLITPAEFEEQKKYLLSEFISK; translated from the coding sequence ATGAAGAACCGCGGCCTGCTCGCGCTCGTCTCCCTGGGATTCGCCGCCGCCCTCAGCGGCTGCGCGACGGTCGGTCGGCTCAACAAGCTCCACCTCGGCATGTCCAAGGGGGAAGTGTTCACCGTCCTGGGCGTCCCCCAGAGCTCCTCCGCGCAGGACGGCGTCGAGACCCTCCATTACGCGCTCCCCGAGAACTTCGAGCAGGCGCTCTATCGCGCGACCACGCCCTGCTTCGTGCGGCTCACCGGCGGGAAGGTGGACGCCTACGGCCGCACGGACGCCCGCGAGGAGGGCGCGGCCGACGAGAGCCAGGCGCTCAAGCTCCTCTCCGACATGAAAGCCGAGCGCAAGGCGTCCGCGGCGGTCCCCGTCGCGGCTCCCCTCGCCGCTCCCGCCGCCTCCGCGCCCGAGGACATCGAGGCCAAACTCACGAAGCTCAAGAAGCTCGCCGACGCCGGCCTCATCACCCCGGCCGAGTTCGAGGAGCAGAAGAAGTACCTGCTCAGCGAATTCATCTCGAAGTAG
- a CDS encoding GNAT family N-acetyltransferase, whose protein sequence is MPRSSPPALKGVALLLCAALLHASAGPAFAQAVSAAAAARAGTGVTAVLPVQAVQLTAPLMGSSLSKQDLAGSELPRLVPLPTVSPTADAAAAGLALNPVEGLPSSAVKTAAVADTPAEGKAVSVPSAAPTTVPAGSSDAPDISRLLLESAPHFLPASFGPRVGPTLTALSALRENIFSHEHVRLAQAEGKTVGMLLGYMGSEKKAEELRTGTLLLRSLGVPLLGRLPALLRLQGSIGRIPADSFYVSNVAVDPAARGRGIGEALLADAERTALAQGAASLCLDVEADNAGALKLYARLGFTIESTTPLMRIGGRSFALHRMVKPLKTAAAKVPAAPVDGAVERLERGERAFTPEPESFELDKATLKDLQVLTDGGLRSQLDKTRTFYGSQRLSGLLKRPFLDAGEIQRRQEAAVVIASDAALRTRLQTGLDRLKGKADHSLAEHFKSPTGLFIPFILLGVVMGFWLPGSLIIGGWRQLLQGTMVYFMIIGSMLTEMGALRAKLVRYKEVFRFARDLAEPLAKSSSPALRELGGVFSAVSEKRHPLALKKVAGSFLRLLPTPLALLLDALFLWGTKTLWHPIWRLRQAQESVAQLFGALGELDVYLTFAELLASGAPWTLPVVESGPEARLRIEDGHHPIVLALRGKDSTPNDADLRAGRGFNVLTGTNMGGKSTYLRMVALLTLLAQIGAPVPARAMALTPVELLTSVDVGDDLRSGKSLYDAETDRLLKIVNGARTSTRVLAVMDEILQGTNPEERTAAERAVVRYLADTPNLFLVATHNLSIAEVAEEAASLRNFHVAGAADEGVSRYRVLPGPAKDRNGILTLERKGFPESLVRDARSRLEHP, encoded by the coding sequence ATGCCTCGCTCCTCCCCCCCCGCCCTCAAGGGCGTCGCCCTTCTGCTGTGCGCGGCGTTGCTGCACGCCTCGGCGGGCCCGGCCTTCGCCCAGGCCGTGAGCGCGGCCGCGGCCGCGCGCGCCGGGACGGGCGTGACGGCGGTCCTGCCGGTGCAGGCCGTGCAGCTCACCGCCCCGCTCATGGGTTCCTCTCTATCGAAGCAGGACCTCGCCGGAAGCGAGCTGCCGCGGCTGGTCCCCCTCCCGACGGTCTCTCCCACCGCGGACGCGGCGGCCGCGGGGCTCGCTCTGAACCCTGTCGAAGGGCTCCCCTCCTCAGCCGTAAAGACGGCGGCGGTCGCCGATACTCCCGCTGAGGGGAAAGCGGTCTCCGTGCCGTCCGCGGCGCCGACGACGGTCCCGGCCGGGTCGTCGGACGCGCCGGACATCAGCCGCCTCCTTCTGGAGTCGGCGCCGCACTTCCTGCCGGCGAGCTTCGGGCCGCGGGTCGGGCCTACGCTGACGGCCCTCTCGGCCCTGCGCGAGAACATCTTCAGCCACGAGCACGTCCGACTCGCTCAAGCGGAAGGGAAGACCGTCGGGATGCTGCTGGGCTACATGGGCAGCGAAAAGAAAGCGGAGGAACTGCGCACCGGGACCCTGCTGCTGCGCTCGCTGGGCGTCCCCCTCCTCGGGCGCCTGCCCGCGCTCCTGCGCCTGCAAGGCAGCATCGGCCGCATCCCCGCGGACTCCTTCTATGTCTCGAACGTCGCGGTGGACCCCGCGGCGCGGGGCCGCGGCATCGGCGAGGCCCTCCTCGCCGACGCCGAGCGCACGGCGCTCGCTCAGGGCGCAGCGTCGCTCTGCCTCGACGTCGAGGCCGACAACGCCGGAGCGCTCAAGCTCTACGCGCGCCTCGGCTTCACGATCGAGAGCACCACCCCGCTCATGCGCATCGGCGGCCGGAGCTTCGCGCTGCACCGGATGGTGAAGCCGCTGAAGACGGCGGCCGCGAAGGTCCCCGCCGCGCCCGTCGACGGAGCCGTCGAGCGGCTCGAGCGCGGGGAGCGGGCTTTCACGCCGGAGCCGGAGAGCTTCGAGCTCGACAAAGCGACCCTCAAGGACCTCCAGGTCCTCACCGACGGCGGTCTGCGCTCCCAGCTGGACAAGACCCGGACTTTCTACGGCTCGCAACGCCTGAGCGGGCTCCTCAAACGGCCGTTCCTGGACGCCGGAGAGATCCAGCGCAGGCAGGAAGCGGCGGTCGTCATCGCCTCGGACGCTGCGCTCAGGACGCGCCTGCAGACGGGCCTCGACCGACTGAAGGGGAAGGCGGACCATTCCCTGGCCGAGCACTTCAAATCCCCGACGGGCCTGTTCATCCCTTTCATCCTGCTGGGGGTGGTCATGGGATTCTGGCTGCCCGGCAGCCTCATCATCGGGGGCTGGAGGCAGCTTCTCCAGGGGACGATGGTCTACTTCATGATCATCGGGTCGATGCTGACGGAGATGGGCGCGCTCCGTGCGAAGCTCGTCCGCTACAAGGAGGTGTTCCGCTTCGCCCGGGACCTGGCCGAGCCGCTCGCGAAGAGCTCCTCCCCGGCCCTGCGAGAGCTCGGAGGAGTCTTCTCCGCCGTGTCGGAGAAAAGGCATCCGCTCGCATTGAAGAAGGTCGCGGGGTCCTTCCTGCGCCTGCTGCCCACGCCCCTCGCGCTGCTCCTGGACGCGCTGTTCCTGTGGGGGACGAAGACGCTCTGGCATCCGATCTGGCGGCTCCGACAGGCCCAGGAGAGCGTGGCCCAGCTCTTCGGCGCGCTCGGAGAGCTCGACGTCTACCTGACCTTCGCCGAGCTGCTGGCCTCCGGCGCGCCGTGGACGCTGCCCGTCGTCGAATCCGGACCGGAGGCCCGCCTGCGCATCGAGGACGGCCATCATCCCATCGTCCTGGCCCTGCGCGGCAAGGACTCGACCCCCAACGACGCGGACCTGCGGGCGGGCCGCGGCTTCAACGTGCTCACGGGCACGAACATGGGCGGGAAGTCCACCTACCTGCGCATGGTCGCGCTTCTGACCCTGCTCGCGCAGATCGGCGCGCCGGTGCCGGCGCGGGCCATGGCCCTGACCCCGGTCGAGCTCCTGACGAGCGTGGACGTGGGCGACGACCTCCGCTCGGGCAAGAGCCTCTACGACGCGGAGACCGACCGCCTCCTCAAGATCGTGAACGGGGCGCGGACTTCGACGCGCGTGCTCGCGGTGATGGACGAGATCCTCCAGGGCACGAACCCGGAGGAGCGCACGGCCGCCGAGCGCGCCGTGGTGCGCTACCTCGCGGACACGCCGAACCTCTTCCTCGTCGCCACGCACAACCTCTCCATCGCGGAGGTGGCGGAGGAGGCGGCGTCCCTGCGCAACTTCCACGTCGCGGGAGCGGCCGACGAAGGCGTCTCCCGCTACCGCGTGCTGCCGGGACCGGCGAAGGACCGCAACGGCATCCTCACGCTCGAGCGCAAGGGCTTCCCCGAGAGTCTCGTCCGGGACGCCCGCTCGCGCCTGGAACACCCATAA
- a CDS encoding DUF885 domain-containing protein — MRPCLLVLTLCGVSLPGAAYSQNIAVPVVPGAALGGLPVGAAGVPSAASDFSAFRQDFLQRLVLFRPDLGSTLGVPAAAARLADPSEAAVLEHVAYLEAAQSALAAQPAGAVSSAEAIDRASIRTIVESQLHELRDRKSYETDVSAGQLPYDSVVAQISQIEPGPRAAADWEAVVSRVEGIPLYLRRVAGNLGKGLRGGRHAYRGTVEKEGLEAGAEAADFFMTGLAEKAREQLDAASFAALAPRLEAAARAAAAAYEGQVRFLRAEVLPAAQEKYGVGAEEYAWKLKHELALQDSPRDLMDKGLRLAGEIRGRMEKLAGRIYPGKTLPEAMAELKKDHPADDAELLRTYAAVSDRARDFVISRGLFRLPADYRIQLIETPAGMRGSLASAAYFPAPPLDSGRKGVFLVTPSGGDQKRLSLHNNSRIPSTVVHEAFPGHDLQFWSFQHSPEISTVRYLLEAAGYAFSLNVEGYAFYAEELMRAKGFFTPKEELAQLGGQIWRAWRIVLDISLHLGLMSLDEVARVLTEEAFLPAPTAAIEAYRYVKMPTQAITYMLGRLQIEALKAEYRQVMGPAYDETEFHRLFLSFGPVLPAQIRPALLEEARRAASRGES; from the coding sequence ATGCGACCCTGCCTGCTCGTCCTGACGCTCTGCGGCGTCTCCCTGCCGGGAGCCGCCTACTCCCAGAACATCGCGGTCCCGGTCGTCCCGGGCGCCGCCCTCGGCGGCCTCCCCGTCGGAGCGGCGGGCGTGCCCTCCGCCGCCTCCGATTTCTCCGCCTTCCGCCAGGACTTCCTCCAGCGCCTCGTCCTCTTCCGGCCGGACCTTGGGTCCACGCTCGGAGTGCCCGCCGCCGCCGCGCGGCTGGCGGACCCCTCCGAGGCCGCCGTCCTCGAGCACGTCGCGTATCTGGAAGCGGCGCAGAGCGCTCTCGCCGCGCAGCCGGCGGGGGCGGTCTCTTCCGCGGAGGCGATCGACCGCGCGAGCATCCGGACGATCGTCGAAAGCCAGCTCCACGAGCTGCGCGACCGGAAGTCCTACGAGACGGACGTCTCCGCCGGGCAGCTGCCCTACGACAGCGTCGTCGCGCAGATCTCGCAGATCGAGCCCGGTCCGCGGGCGGCCGCGGACTGGGAGGCGGTCGTCTCCCGCGTCGAGGGGATCCCCCTGTACCTTCGGCGCGTCGCCGGGAACCTCGGGAAGGGCCTGCGAGGAGGCCGGCACGCCTACCGCGGGACCGTCGAGAAGGAAGGACTCGAGGCCGGCGCCGAGGCCGCGGACTTCTTCATGACGGGACTCGCGGAGAAGGCGCGCGAACAGCTCGACGCGGCGTCCTTCGCGGCGCTCGCTCCTCGGCTGGAGGCGGCCGCTCGCGCGGCGGCAGCCGCCTACGAGGGGCAGGTCCGGTTCCTGCGCGCCGAGGTCCTGCCCGCCGCGCAGGAGAAGTACGGCGTCGGCGCGGAGGAGTACGCCTGGAAGCTCAAGCACGAGCTGGCCCTCCAGGACTCCCCGCGGGACCTCATGGACAAGGGCCTGCGGCTCGCCGGGGAGATCCGCGGCCGGATGGAGAAGCTCGCGGGCCGGATCTATCCCGGGAAGACCCTCCCGGAGGCCATGGCCGAGCTCAAGAAGGACCACCCCGCCGACGACGCGGAGCTCCTGCGGACCTACGCCGCGGTCTCCGACCGGGCCCGCGACTTCGTCATCTCCCGCGGCCTCTTCCGCCTGCCCGCCGACTACCGCATCCAGTTGATCGAGACTCCGGCCGGCATGCGGGGCTCGCTGGCGAGCGCCGCCTACTTCCCGGCGCCGCCCCTGGACTCCGGACGAAAAGGCGTCTTCCTCGTCACTCCTTCGGGCGGCGACCAGAAGCGGCTCTCCCTGCACAACAACTCGCGCATCCCCTCGACCGTCGTGCATGAGGCCTTCCCCGGCCATGACCTGCAGTTCTGGTCGTTCCAGCACTCCCCGGAGATCTCGACGGTGCGCTATCTCCTGGAGGCCGCGGGCTACGCGTTCTCCCTCAACGTCGAAGGCTACGCCTTCTACGCCGAGGAGCTCATGCGCGCCAAGGGCTTCTTCACCCCCAAGGAGGAGCTGGCGCAGCTGGGCGGCCAGATCTGGCGCGCATGGCGCATCGTGCTGGACATCTCCCTGCATCTGGGGCTCATGAGCCTCGACGAGGTCGCCCGCGTCCTGACGGAGGAGGCGTTCCTCCCCGCGCCGACGGCGGCGATCGAGGCGTACCGCTATGTGAAGATGCCGACCCAGGCCATCACCTACATGCTCGGCCGGCTGCAGATCGAGGCGCTCAAGGCGGAGTACCGGCAGGTGATGGGGCCCGCGTATGACGAGACGGAGTTCCACCGCCTCTTCCTGTCCTTCGGACCCGTCCTTCCGGCGCAGATCCGGCCGGCCCTCCTCGAGGAGGCCCGCCGAGCCGCCTCCCGCGGCGAATCGTGA
- a CDS encoding SUMF1/EgtB/PvdO family nonheme iron enzyme — MKKNLFVTALVLAAVVRPHLVRSEVGFGSEQSMDPLAALSAAKDGAVPAASAVKCEVRKDPRIVPGVPVEWVAIPGGKFLMGNDAMNLDAHPRHEVAVKAFAMSKTAVTVEQYAECVLDGRCTEPGTWGDCNWGKADRARHPINCVDWLQAAEYAKYMDARLPSESEWEYAAKSGGKDRLYPWGNEPATCARAVLNGGKGEGCGTGATMPVCSKPEGNTEQGLCDMAGNVRQWVQDNHRNSYADAPADGSAYDDNGFYRVTRGGSFSSISGETLKADVRSYVGDGFRASGFGFRLAR; from the coding sequence ATGAAGAAGAACCTGTTCGTGACGGCCCTCGTCCTGGCGGCCGTCGTCCGGCCGCACCTCGTCCGCTCCGAGGTCGGATTCGGCTCGGAGCAGAGCATGGATCCCCTCGCGGCATTGAGCGCGGCCAAGGACGGCGCCGTCCCCGCGGCGTCCGCGGTGAAATGCGAAGTGCGCAAGGACCCCCGGATCGTGCCGGGCGTCCCGGTCGAGTGGGTCGCCATCCCCGGCGGGAAGTTCCTGATGGGCAACGACGCCATGAACCTCGACGCGCATCCGCGTCATGAGGTCGCGGTGAAGGCCTTCGCGATGTCGAAGACCGCGGTCACCGTGGAGCAGTACGCGGAGTGCGTCCTCGACGGACGCTGCACGGAGCCGGGGACCTGGGGGGACTGCAACTGGGGGAAGGCGGACCGCGCGCGCCACCCCATCAACTGCGTCGACTGGCTGCAGGCCGCCGAGTACGCGAAGTACATGGACGCCCGCCTGCCGAGCGAGTCCGAGTGGGAGTACGCGGCGAAGAGCGGGGGGAAGGACCGGCTCTACCCGTGGGGGAACGAGCCCGCGACCTGCGCCCGAGCCGTCCTGAACGGCGGCAAGGGCGAGGGCTGCGGCACCGGCGCCACGATGCCGGTCTGCTCGAAGCCCGAGGGGAACACGGAGCAGGGGCTCTGCGACATGGCGGGCAACGTCCGGCAGTGGGTGCAGGACAACCACCGCAACTCCTACGCCGACGCGCCCGCGGACGGGAGCGCTTACGACGACAACGGCTTTTACCGCGTGACGCGCGGCGGGTCCTTCTCCAGCATCTCCGGCGAGACGCTGAAGGCCGACGTGCGCAGCTACGTCGGCGACGGCTTCCGCGCCAGCGGCTTCGGCTTCCGGCTGGCGAGATGA
- a CDS encoding pyridoxal-phosphate dependent enzyme — MAKLKVNEAVVKKTAARCRERGIVIPTFAQMADPTKAPESVKKRLKGVGLWDIDPVNLFRITWKNDPKTGQYGGVNFVEIPRELSGVDARIIGIVGKYFPTGAHKVGAAFGCLAPRLVTGEFDPSTQKAVWPSTGNYCRGGAFDCAVLACTPVAILPKEMSQERFDWLKSIGAEVIATPGCESNVKEIYDECWRIRKNRKDCVIFNQFEEFGNPTWHYHVTATAIEEVFAGLKGKKRLAGYVSATGSAGTIGAGDRLKKDFPGVKIAAVEALQCPTLLLNGFGGHRIEGIGDKHIPWVHNVRNTDMVVAVDDEDTMRLLRAFNEPAGRKMLKKEGLKDAFIDQLPLLGISSICNTLAAIKMAKHYELGKDDVIFTIFTDSAEMYGSRLKELTDELGAYNETQALVDLERRMRGAGRDNLRELGYWDRKALHNLKYFTWVEQQGKTSEELNALWAPEFWDETFSQVAEYDRLIDEFNARTGLLKETAKH, encoded by the coding sequence ATGGCGAAACTCAAAGTGAACGAAGCCGTCGTCAAGAAGACCGCCGCCCGCTGCCGCGAGCGCGGCATCGTCATCCCCACTTTCGCGCAGATGGCCGACCCGACGAAGGCCCCCGAGTCCGTCAAGAAGCGCCTCAAGGGCGTCGGCCTCTGGGACATCGACCCCGTCAACCTCTTCCGCATCACCTGGAAGAACGACCCGAAGACCGGCCAGTACGGCGGCGTGAACTTCGTCGAGATCCCGCGCGAGCTCTCCGGCGTCGACGCCCGCATCATCGGCATCGTCGGCAAGTACTTCCCCACCGGCGCGCACAAGGTCGGCGCGGCCTTCGGCTGCCTCGCCCCGCGCCTGGTGACCGGCGAGTTCGACCCCTCGACGCAGAAGGCCGTCTGGCCCTCCACCGGCAACTACTGCCGCGGCGGCGCCTTCGACTGCGCGGTGCTCGCCTGCACCCCGGTCGCCATCCTCCCCAAGGAGATGAGCCAGGAGCGCTTCGACTGGCTCAAGTCCATCGGCGCCGAGGTCATCGCGACCCCGGGCTGCGAGAGCAACGTCAAGGAGATCTACGACGAGTGCTGGCGCATCCGCAAGAACCGCAAGGACTGCGTCATCTTCAACCAGTTCGAGGAGTTCGGCAACCCGACCTGGCACTACCACGTCACCGCGACGGCCATCGAGGAGGTCTTCGCGGGCTTGAAGGGCAAGAAGCGCCTCGCCGGCTACGTCTCCGCGACCGGCTCGGCCGGCACCATCGGCGCGGGCGACCGGCTCAAGAAGGACTTCCCCGGCGTGAAGATCGCCGCCGTCGAGGCCCTGCAGTGCCCCACCCTCCTCCTCAACGGCTTCGGCGGACACCGCATCGAGGGCATCGGCGACAAGCACATCCCCTGGGTGCACAACGTGCGCAACACGGACATGGTGGTCGCCGTCGACGACGAGGACACGATGCGCCTGCTGCGCGCCTTCAACGAGCCCGCCGGCCGCAAGATGCTCAAGAAGGAAGGCCTCAAGGACGCCTTCATCGACCAGCTCCCCCTGCTCGGCATCTCCAGCATCTGCAACACGCTGGCCGCCATCAAGATGGCGAAGCACTACGAGCTCGGCAAAGACGACGTGATCTTCACCATCTTCACGGACTCCGCCGAGATGTACGGCTCCCGCTTGAAGGAGCTCACCGATGAGCTCGGCGCCTACAACGAGACCCAGGCCCTCGTGGACCTCGAGCGCCGCATGCGCGGCGCCGGCCGGGACAACCTGCGCGAGCTCGGCTACTGGGACCGCAAGGCCCTCCACAACCTCAAGTACTTCACCTGGGTGGAGCAGCAGGGCAAGACGAGCGAGGAGCTCAACGCGCTCTGGGCCCCCGAGTTCTGGGACGAGACCTTCTCCCAGGTCGCCGAGTACGACCGCCTCATCGACGAGTTCAACGCCCGGACGGGCCTTCTAAAGGAAACGGCGAAGCACTGA
- a CDS encoding threonine synthase: protein MSTGLVLGLRCFRCAKEHSEGDAPYVCPSCGGNLDVIYDYKALRRRVTRASLKKDLEPGVWRYEALLPVRRWKGRPTVRIGGTPLYKAERLGRALGLKSLWLKDDGRNPSASFKDRAGAVAVAKALERGEKIITGASTGNAASSLACLCASLGLKTVIFLPEKAPAAKVAQLLVFGAEVFAVRGTYDDAFDLCLKASAEYGWYNRNTGYNPYTREGKKTCAYELLEGLDWKVPDQVFVSVGDGNILSGLWKGFKDFHALGLVERLPRMVAVQAEKSDAIKRAFEGDGVVRPVSGETIADSISVSLPRDGDAAVQALRESGGYAVSVSDAEILAAMRELARSESVFAEPAGAAAVAGLRKAAEAGKARAKDRVAVVVTGNGLKDVASAMKAVGEPHKLAPELSELKKLVVKLRIG, encoded by the coding sequence ATGAGCACGGGACTTGTCCTCGGATTGCGCTGCTTCCGCTGCGCCAAGGAGCACTCCGAGGGGGACGCTCCCTACGTCTGCCCCTCCTGCGGCGGGAACCTCGACGTCATCTACGACTACAAGGCCCTCCGCCGCCGCGTCACCCGCGCCTCCCTGAAGAAGGACCTCGAGCCGGGGGTCTGGCGCTACGAGGCCCTCCTGCCGGTGCGGCGCTGGAAGGGCCGTCCGACCGTGCGCATCGGCGGAACCCCCCTCTACAAGGCGGAGCGCCTCGGCCGGGCCCTCGGCCTCAAGAGTCTCTGGCTCAAGGACGACGGCCGCAACCCGAGCGCCTCCTTCAAGGACCGCGCCGGCGCGGTCGCGGTCGCCAAGGCGCTCGAGCGCGGCGAGAAGATCATCACCGGCGCCTCGACCGGCAACGCCGCCTCCTCGCTCGCCTGCCTCTGCGCCTCGCTCGGCCTTAAGACCGTCATCTTCCTCCCCGAGAAGGCCCCCGCGGCGAAGGTCGCCCAGCTCCTCGTCTTCGGCGCCGAGGTCTTCGCGGTGCGCGGGACCTACGACGACGCCTTCGACCTCTGCCTCAAGGCCAGCGCCGAGTACGGCTGGTACAACCGGAACACCGGCTACAACCCGTACACGCGCGAAGGGAAGAAGACCTGCGCCTACGAGCTCCTCGAGGGGCTCGATTGGAAGGTCCCCGACCAGGTCTTCGTCTCGGTGGGCGACGGCAACATCTTGAGCGGGCTCTGGAAGGGCTTCAAGGACTTCCACGCCCTCGGACTCGTCGAGCGCCTGCCGCGCATGGTCGCGGTGCAGGCCGAGAAGAGCGACGCCATCAAGCGCGCCTTCGAGGGCGACGGGGTCGTGCGGCCCGTGAGTGGCGAGACGATCGCCGACAGCATCTCGGTCTCCCTGCCGCGCGACGGCGACGCCGCCGTGCAGGCGCTCAGGGAGTCGGGCGGCTACGCGGTCTCCGTGAGCGACGCCGAGATCCTCGCCGCGATGCGGGAGCTCGCCCGCTCGGAGAGCGTCTTCGCCGAGCCCGCCGGGGCCGCCGCCGTCGCCGGCCTGCGCAAGGCCGCCGAGGCCGGGAAGGCGCGCGCGAAGGACCGCGTCGCCGTCGTCGTCACGGGCAACGGCCTCAAGGACGTCGCGAGCGCGATGAAGGCCGTCGGCGAGCCGCACAAGCTCGCGCCGGAGCTTTCGGAACTCAAGAAGCTGGTCGTCAAACTGCGCATCGGATAA
- a CDS encoding PspC domain-containing protein, with translation MHDVKKLYRSRTNRTVLGILGGLGDYFGMDATLLRVIFIVLLVLTVFVPLALCYVLACFVIPEEPS, from the coding sequence ATGCACGACGTCAAGAAGCTCTACCGCTCCCGCACAAACAGGACCGTCCTGGGCATCCTGGGCGGCCTCGGGGACTACTTCGGGATGGACGCGACCCTCTTGCGGGTCATCTTCATCGTCCTGCTAGTGCTGACCGTCTTCGTCCCCCTAGCCCTGTGCTACGTCCTGGCGTGCTTCGTCATTCCTGAAGAACCGTCCTAA
- a CDS encoding GH25 family lysozyme, with product MGRLLLLSTALALATASFARAEGGIDENAGSRLPEIQTALGRFRASRRPADSAFPSSLARKYPIRGIDVSHHQGAIAWDKVRREGVRFAYIKATEGGDHKDPRFLRNWQEAGQAGVARGAYHYFSFCSPGEAQADNYISVVPKEEGALPPVIDVEPVGNCTARPDKERLLEELAVFVRRIEEAYGRRPVFYTLPAFHRRYLSGEDRLLWLRSGVEPRLPEGAPTWTFWQRSGTGSVAGIEGPVDMDVFNGDEQAFTSFIGRP from the coding sequence ATGGGCCGACTCCTGCTTCTTTCGACCGCGCTGGCCTTGGCGACGGCGAGCTTCGCCCGCGCCGAGGGCGGCATCGACGAGAACGCAGGTTCGAGGCTTCCGGAGATCCAGACGGCGCTGGGTCGTTTTCGAGCGAGTCGCCGTCCGGCCGACTCCGCGTTTCCCTCCTCCCTCGCCCGGAAATACCCGATCCGCGGCATCGATGTCTCCCATCATCAAGGCGCGATCGCATGGGATAAAGTCCGAAGAGAAGGGGTCCGGTTCGCCTATATCAAGGCCACGGAAGGCGGCGATCATAAGGACCCGCGGTTCCTTCGGAATTGGCAGGAGGCCGGGCAGGCGGGCGTGGCCCGGGGAGCGTACCACTACTTCAGCTTCTGCTCTCCCGGCGAGGCGCAGGCCGACAACTACATCTCCGTCGTCCCGAAGGAAGAGGGCGCGCTGCCTCCCGTCATCGACGTCGAGCCCGTCGGCAACTGCACCGCTCGGCCGGATAAGGAGCGTCTTCTGGAGGAGTTGGCCGTCTTCGTCCGCAGGATCGAGGAGGCGTACGGCCGGCGTCCCGTCTTCTACACCTTGCCGGCCTTCCATCGCCGCTATCTGTCGGGAGAGGACCGCCTGCTCTGGCTGCGCAGCGGCGTCGAACCCCGCCTTCCGGAAGGCGCTCCGACCTGGACTTTCTGGCAGCGCAGCGGGACGGGCTCGGTCGCGGGGATCGAAGGGCCCGTCGACATGGACGTGTTCAACGGCGACGAGCAGGCTTTCACATCCTTCATCGGCCGGCCATAG